The following are encoded together in the Hydractinia symbiolongicarpus strain clone_291-10 chromosome 14, HSymV2.1, whole genome shotgun sequence genome:
- the LOC130625742 gene encoding uncharacterized protein LOC130625742, with product MADDVDGAFTVGEKFASYKDLCNKLERFKASHFVDLWIRDSRTIKASQGRVKKTLNPELKYYELKLSCVHGGRKFHSESSGKRSSQ from the coding sequence ATGGCGGATGATGTTGATGGTGCATTTACTGTTGGTGAAAAGTTTGCGAGCTATAAGGATTTATGTAATAAATTAGAACGTTTTAAAGCATCACACTTCGTAGATTTATGGATTAGAGATTCTCGGACAATAAAAGCTTCTCAAGGGAGAGTAAAGAAAACACTAAATCCTGAGTTAAAATATTATGAGCTAAAACTGTCTTGTGTTCATGGTGGTCGTAAATTTCACTCAGAAAGTTCAGGAAAACGCTCCTCGCAGTAA